GAAAGTACAAAGGCTACGCCGCCCGCTTTAGGCTTAAGCAGGTGGCTAAAAGGAGAGTTCTGTCGGTCATGTTTTTCTTGGGTAAAGCGGGTGCCTTCCACAAAATTCATGATACTTACCGGCTTGGTTTGAAACTTTTCGCATGCTTTGCGGGTAGTTTCCATGTCTTTGCCTTTTAAGTGTGGATTCTTCGCTAAGAAAGATTTTGAGTATCGACGCATAAAGGGAAAATCGAGAGCCCACCAAGCGAGGCCTAAGATAGGGACGTAAATCAGTTCTTTTTTGAGGAAAAACTTTAAAAATGGGATTTTACGATTGAATACGCGTTGTAAAACTAAGATATCGACCCAAGATTGATGGTTGGCAATCACTAAGTACCAGTCATTGCGGGTAAGTTGATCAAGGCCGGTAACATCCCACTTTGTTCTACTACTCACTCGCTGATTAAGATTGTTAATCGTAATCCATGCGGTTGCGCACGCGTCCAAGATATACGATATAAATCGTCTCCAGGGCGCAAGCGGTATAAGTTTGAAAAAAGACAAAATAATGATGGGCGTTGCCCATAAAACCGTATTTAAAAAATAAAAAATCACTGAAATGGTGCCAATCAGGTGATGCATTAGGCCTCTTATCATCGTACTTACCTCAAAAATTAGGCACTTAGTGTAAACGAACTTGATTTAAAATCCGATAGACCCTTTACTGTTTGCTACAGCAAAGTGGTTATTTTTCTAAATTTATTAGTGTACAGGAGTCATTATGGAGCTTATTAGTGAAAATCGTGCGTTTGGCGGTAGGCATTTACGCTACACTCACGATGCAAAGAGCACCAATTGCAGTATGACATTTGCAATCTACCTACCACCGTTTGCCTCCGCTGAGAAACCAGTACCAGTGTTATACTGGCTTTCAGGGCTTACCTGTAACGACCAAAACTTTATGCAAAAAGCGGGGGCGATGAAGTTAGCCGCAGAACTTGGAATGGCAATTGTTGCGCCAGATACCAGCCCGCGAGGTGAAGGTGTTCCTGATAACGAAAACGGCGCATATGATTTTGGGCTGGGAGCTGGCTTTTATGTTGATGCCACACAAACGCCATGGAAAGCGCATTATCAGATGTATAGCTATGTCACCGAAGAGTTGCCTAGCGATGTTGAACAACATTTCCCCGTGACAAAGGAGCGCGCAATTAGCGGTCACTCAATGGGTGGACATGGCGCACTTGTTGCTGGTTTACGTAATCCAAATCGCTATGTATCTGTTTCTGCGTTTAGTCCAGTGTCGAACCCTTCTGATTGCCCATGGGGCCAAAAAGCATTGAGTCAGTATTTAGGAGATGAGCAATCAGCATGGGATGAATATGATGCTGCAAAGATTATTGCTAGTAAGAACCACGCCATTCCATTATTGGTTGAGCAGGGTAATAGCGATGAGTTTCTGTCTGAGCAATTAAAACCACTGGCACTGGTGCAAGCCGCTCAGCAATCAGATACGCAATTAACGCTGAATATGCATGAAGGATACGATCATAGTTACTTCTTTATCGCGTCGTTTATTGAAGACCACTTAGAGTTTCACGCTGGGCATTTAGGCCTAATTTAAGTGCCAGCGTACCTTATAAACTGTGTTAGTTAGCTGCCTGACCAAATCTTATACGCAGTTTTCTAACGCAGTTTTTCTACGAAGTCACTAATCGACATAGGTCTGTCAAAGTAATAACCTTGGGCATAAGTACAGGCGTTGTCTACCAAAAACGTCTGCTGCTCTTGCGTCTCAACACCCTCAGCGATAATGCTAATATTTAAATTTTTGGCCAAGCCCAAGATAGCTTGAATAATAGCCTGATCGTCAGTATTTTCTTCTAAATCGCTCACAAACGAACGGTCTATTTTGAGTTCATCAATAGGCAGTTTTTTAAGGTAAACCAAAGAGCTAAACCCCGTTCCAAAGTCATCAATTGATATAGTAATGCCCATGGCTCTAAGTTCGTTCAGCAACACAGACACCGTATCTAAACTGTCTATGAATACACTCTCGGTGAGTTCTATCGATAAATGTCTTGGGTCGATGGCTCGGCGCTTTAAAGACGATTGTATTTGATGAAGCAGGACAAGATCGGTGACTTGTCGGCCTGAGATATTAATCGCTAAGCGAATGTCTAAATTAGCCTCTGTAAGCTTATCAATAGCATTACACGCTTCTTCTACCAACCATTCACCTAATGGGAATATTAGCTCTGTACGTTCTGCAAGTGGAATAAAAACATCCGGTGGGATGTAGCTTCCGTCTTCTGTCTTCCAGCGCGCTAATGCTTCACATTTAACAATTTTACCGGTTTGTAAATCAACGATAGGTTGTAAGAAAAGCGCTAATTGATTGTTTTGAATGGCAGTGCGAAGTTTGCTTTCCAACTCAGACATACTCTTATGTTGGCGTTGCAGCATTTCACTATATTCAAGAATAACGTTTTTACCTTGAAACTTCGCAATTTGGAGGGCGATATCTGCATGACGCAAAAGTATATTCCCTTGCTCTCCGTGTTGAGGATAACCGGCGATGCCAATATTAATCCCAAGGTTTGATTCAGCGCCATGCAGCGAAGTATAGGTGTTCACCAACTTCTTCTTCATATCCTGCGCATAATCTAAAGTGTTGACGCCACTGAAGGTATCGGTGCGTTTTACTATGGAAAATTCGTTGCTTCCCATTCTGGCGATAAACCCACTATTGCCAACAAAACCTTGCAATCTTGATGCAAAAGACTTGAGTATTTCATCCCCTGAATGATAACCAAGCTTTTCGTTAATCTTCTTAAACTCTCGTATATCTATAATAAACAGAGCAAATTTAACGTCCTCTTGAACCAACTTCTGAACATAGCTATTGAAAAAATTACGGTTTGCAATTTTGGTCAAAGAGTCCATGCCCGTAGCAGAGAGTACGCTTTCTTCTTTATTTCGAATGTGACTGATATCGGTGAGAAGATATACCCAGTGGGTGAGTTCACTATCTTGAATAACGGGGTGAATGGTTACCTGTAACCATACTTCATAATTTTCCGAGGGCTGCCAATAGAGCTCCCCTTGCCATGCTGCACGCTTTTCAATGAGCGTTGGAAGGAAGGTGTCTGGCACGCTGACATCTTCAAGCAGGTGTTCAAGCCTGTCAGAACTGTTACTTGCTCGGCTACAGGAAAGGAGCAGTCGAGCGGACTTATTATCTAGTACAGTTTCACGGTTTTTATCTAAAATAACGACGCCAGTTTCTAAGTGGTAGATAGCTTGTTTTATGGGGGGAACTAACTTTTCGTAATTTTTGTTTTTAAGTAGTGTTTTATCTAGACGCTGACGTATGTATTCGTGCTGACCTACAATTTCGTGATGGCTTAAAAGTAGCTCTCTGGCGGCTTGAAGTGTTTTTTGCTTTTCTTCGTATTGGCTTTCTACATTCTTTATCACTAAGAAGTGTTCGCCTTTGCCGCTATTAATCGCGAGGGCTTCTAAACGGAGTGCTTGATTCTTGTTTTCTTCAGTCCAAAAACCTGAAGATAGGGTATTAATGCTGTCATTTCGCCAAATATCATTGGCGTCAGTCATAAAATCGTTTAGAAAAATGGAAGAGAATGCATCTGGATTAATCTTATCGTCATCGTTCAGAGAGATGATTTTATGAAGCCACGATACATCAGGTGTAAGACATTGAAGGCTCGTTGTACTCTTAAATATAGCGCAGTCTGTAATCCCTAGCGCATTAAGAAGATGTATATCCATAGGTAACTCCTACCAAAACGCAATTGTACTGAAGAGTTCTTCAACATTTTCGCCTGTCTTCGCACTGGTTTTAGTCAGTGATGTAAAATTCTTCGCATAGGAATCAAGCTCTTCTTCGCTCCAGTGCCAGCTTGAAGGGAGGTCGGTTTTATTGACCACGAAGAAAGCCGGAATATCAGGGTAGTGTTCCCTAGCCATCTCGAGGATTTCTATACCTTCTAATAATGACTGAGAGCGAGTTTGATCGACCACGATGATATAGGCACTTGCGCCTCGCAAATAGCGTGGGTTGAACCCGCAATATCTATCAATACCTTCAAGATCCCACAGTAGCAACTGCACACCTCGGCCATCTTTGTTAACTTGTTTTTTATCGATTTTAACACCGATTGTCGTTTTATATTTTTCAGAGAAAATACTTTCGACGAACTGTTTAACAAGGCTCGTTTTACCAACACCGGTAGGGCCTAAGATGCATACCTTTTTTTGAATCACTGTGTATTTACCTCTGATGTTTTTGAGTCAGATAGCAAAACATTCATAAATACAGTTCGTCCCATTGAACCCTCACTTAAAGATAACTGGCCAAGCCCTATTGGAAAAAGAATGCTAGGGTCAACCTTCATGGGTAGCAGCGCTTCTTTCACGTTGTTAGCTCTTAATTTGCTTAAGGCAAGATTGCGTGCAGAGCTACCTGAATTATCACTTGCACCCAAAATAAAGACCGCAACTGACAGATTAAGCTGCTTCGCGAGTAGCTGCAACTGGAACAACTCTTGACCTAATTGTTCTATTACTTCTAATTGCTCAGAATCTAGGTTCTCTTGTGCAATTGCAAACGGTAAATGCGTAGAAGAAATTCTCGCCACAAGGTCGTTGATTACCGCGTTATCAAGTTCTTCAGTATTTGCACGTACTCCATCAACAATATCAATACCAGAAAGATTAGGTTTTAATTGAGAAATACCAGGTATTGCACGAAGTTCACGTGAGAATGTACGTAAAGCATCAATTGTCATTGAGCCGCTCAGAAATAATGCATCGTTTTCATCATAAATGGCGGTTAGTTCGTTATTTGTTGCTGCGAGTAAGGACGATACTTTGCCGATAACGACATTCTTTTGTAGCGACACAAAGGGCTCTTCATGAATAATCACTTTGCTGGTGTTGATTTCTTGGCTTTCTAACCACGCAAGGGATGATTGCATATGAGGATCGCGTAGTACGCGCACTTGCACCTTGCCATCTTTTACGGCTGTGTCAGTAAGCACTATACCAGCTGGAGGAGGTAAATCCCTTATCGTGCTTTGTAGTATCGATAAATCTATTCGTAAAAATGCAAGATAAGCTAAAAGCAGCAGTACGATGCCGATAACAACACCACCAATAAGTCTTTTTTTCTTACCTTTCGCTTCACCTTTCTTTGCGCTAATTAAACAGTCGTTCAGTAAGGTTTCACAACCCGCAAATGGCGCGCTGTCGCCTTGATACTCTTGCAATGGAACCTGATAAAACTGATGGAATTCTTCTAGTGCTTGCTGCAATCGACTTCTAATATCTGGCGGAACACTGCCAACAACTGCGGCAACTAAAATGGCCTGCGGCCCTATTTTTATAAGCAGTGTGAAATCACCGGTTTTGATTTCACCTAATTCGTTTTCGGCTTCATTCTCTTGCGACTGAAATGCATCAGCAACAAAATCATTAATGGCAACCAGCATTGATGAAATAAGATCAGCGTCTTTACTACGCTCAGGATCAGAGGAAATAGTATGCAGCAGCGTACCGGTTTCTCGATGAATGACAAAAAGCTGCTGAACTTGGTATTGATAGACTTGAGATGCGACGTAATCAGAATATCTAATACCAGATTGCCACGCTTTAAAACGCCACGAAACACTTTTAGGGCTAAGGCTGTTTTCGATAAGTGCGTTGGTTCTTTCTACGAAATCGACTAAGAATGACGATACTGCTTTACGAACCAAGGTGCCGACAAGGGGGTATAACGTGCCTACGATTTTATCGCTGTTTGCTTCAATTGAACGATGCAGTGACTTTTCAACCAGCGGCACCAGCACTTTATTCACCGAGCCGTCTTTGCTTTCCCTTTCGTGTAATGCTTCAGAAACAATACCGCCTACCACTTCTTTGGCATTGCGTTTTACTATTTCTTGAACATATTTGTCATCCTGGCCAAGTATTAATGCTCTGATTTGATCAAGAGAATTATCCTTCGATTCAGGAGAAAGCCCGTTGTCTTCCATTTACAGCTACTGGTCAGTTGCTAAGTTCGAAGCCATGGTGGAAAGCAAGTTCGCCAGCGTCTTTCTATCAGTTTTCGTTTCTGATAGTTCACTTGTAACCTGCTGCAGACGCTCGAGTAGCTCTTGATGACGTTTACTAAATACATTCTCTAAGGAATCTAGTTCTTTGACCACATGTGCTTCTAGGGCATCGTTATCATTCTTGGCAGAGGTTTCGGCTATTTCAAGTTCTGATTGCAGTTTATCAGTGGTGGCTTGAAGCTGATTTTGAACATTACTGTTCGAGCTATTCGCCCCTTCAAGTCGATGTGACAAATCTTGAACTTGGTTATCGATGAGCTTTCTAATGTCGTTGAACTGAACTTCTAGCTGATTATTCAACGTAGCAAAGTTGTCATTTATGCGAGATTCTAAGCTGGCCAAATCTGCCTTGAATGCTCGATTAGTTTGACCAAAAAGTATCTCTCTTAACTGAGTAAGCTCGTTACCCGCTTGCGAATCGTCGGGTTCGGCTTCCACATTTTTAGATGGTTTATTTGCCATGCAAAAAATCTCCCTTGGGCATAAACATAACTGCGTTCACATCAAACCTCTGAACTGGGCTTAGTAAATAAGCCCATTAAATAGAAAAATAGGATGCTTTTTATTCTTTTCTCTACCATAGCGTGTAAAGGTGCGATTTAAAATAACACATTAGTTTTAAATGTGTTTTTTACTTTGGCGATAAAGCTTGCTGCTGATATGACCGAACAGCTTTAACCTTTACCATTACAGTAGTAAAATAACGGGATTCAGCGAAATGTTTATAGACTAAGTATTAGTCTCTAAAACAAGCAAACGCTACTTATCTATATAATATTGAGGTGACTTCTTGTCTTTCGCTCCACTAAATCGTAAGTTCTCCATTGCCCCAATGCTCGATTGGACCGATCGCCATTGCCGTTATTTTCTTCGGCTGCTCTCTAAGCATTCTTTGCTGTATACCGAAATGGTAACTACTGGCGCGATTATTTATGGTAAAGGTGATTATCTCGGCTTTAACGAGCAGGAACACCCTGTAGCCCTGCAACTTGGCGGTAGTAACCCAGAGCACATGGCTAAATGTGCCGCACTTGCGCAAGAGCGTGGGTACGATGAAGTGAATATTAACGTGGGTTGCCCTTCTGATAGAGTGAAAAACGGTAGCTTCGGCGCATGTTTAATGGCGCAACCTGAGGTGGTTGCAGATAATGTTAAAGCTATGCAGGCTGAAGTTGATATACCTGTTACAGTAAAATGCCGCATCGGTATTGACGACATGGATGAGTATAAAGATTTCGCTCGTTTTATTGATATCGTCGCTACCGCTGGGTGCGATACTTTTATTGTGCATGCAAGAAAAGCTTGGCTACAAGGATTAAGTCCGAAAGAGAATAGAGATATTCCTCCACTTAATTACCCTAGAGTACATATGCTAAAAGAATCTCATCCCGAGCTCTCAATTAGTATAAATGGGGGGATCAAATCGCTTGCTGATGCTCAAGAGCAGTTAAAATATGTAGATGGAGTAATGATCGGAAGGGAGGTTTATGCTAATCCTTATATTCTGTCTACCGTTGATGCCGAGATTTTTGGGGATAATTCAGTTCAACCCATTAGCCGCCGCGATGTCGTATTAAAGATGCAGCAATATATAGAGAAGTGTATCGCGCGCCAAGACGACCCTTATTTCAAGCCTTGGCACGTTGCTAGACATATGCTTGGCTTATATCAAGGTCAAGCGGGTGGCCGTATATGGCGTCGTTACCTAAGCCAAAATGGTACCGGAAAGTCTCCGGATCCTCATCTATTAATGAATGCGCTTGAAGCTGTCGAGTCAGCACAGCAAGAAATCAATGACTACAACGCGCAAAAAGCGGCAAATAATATTTCTTAAATGGACAATAAGGCGGCAAGTGGTCAAATACACTAAACCACTTAATGAATTTGACTAAACCTTGGCGCTGTACGAAATTTGCTCGAAATTTCGTGCGCGTCATGCTTTCTTCTATTTTCATTAAATTCAATAGGTTAAACGTAAT
The nucleotide sequence above comes from Alteromonas naphthalenivorans. Encoded proteins:
- the fghA gene encoding S-formylglutathione hydrolase; this encodes MELISENRAFGGRHLRYTHDAKSTNCSMTFAIYLPPFASAEKPVPVLYWLSGLTCNDQNFMQKAGAMKLAAELGMAIVAPDTSPRGEGVPDNENGAYDFGLGAGFYVDATQTPWKAHYQMYSYVTEELPSDVEQHFPVTKERAISGHSMGGHGALVAGLRNPNRYVSVSAFSPVSNPSDCPWGQKALSQYLGDEQSAWDEYDAAKIIASKNHAIPLLVEQGNSDEFLSEQLKPLALVQAAQQSDTQLTLNMHEGYDHSYFFIASFIEDHLEFHAGHLGLI
- a CDS encoding bifunctional diguanylate cyclase/phosphodiesterase yields the protein MDIHLLNALGITDCAIFKSTTSLQCLTPDVSWLHKIISLNDDDKINPDAFSSIFLNDFMTDANDIWRNDSINTLSSGFWTEENKNQALRLEALAINSGKGEHFLVIKNVESQYEEKQKTLQAARELLLSHHEIVGQHEYIRQRLDKTLLKNKNYEKLVPPIKQAIYHLETGVVILDKNRETVLDNKSARLLLSCSRASNSSDRLEHLLEDVSVPDTFLPTLIEKRAAWQGELYWQPSENYEVWLQVTIHPVIQDSELTHWVYLLTDISHIRNKEESVLSATGMDSLTKIANRNFFNSYVQKLVQEDVKFALFIIDIREFKKINEKLGYHSGDEILKSFASRLQGFVGNSGFIARMGSNEFSIVKRTDTFSGVNTLDYAQDMKKKLVNTYTSLHGAESNLGINIGIAGYPQHGEQGNILLRHADIALQIAKFQGKNVILEYSEMLQRQHKSMSELESKLRTAIQNNQLALFLQPIVDLQTGKIVKCEALARWKTEDGSYIPPDVFIPLAERTELIFPLGEWLVEEACNAIDKLTEANLDIRLAINISGRQVTDLVLLHQIQSSLKRRAIDPRHLSIELTESVFIDSLDTVSVLLNELRAMGITISIDDFGTGFSSLVYLKKLPIDELKIDRSFVSDLEENTDDQAIIQAILGLAKNLNISIIAEGVETQEQQTFLVDNACTYAQGYYFDRPMSISDFVEKLR
- a CDS encoding OmpA family protein, translating into MEDNGLSPESKDNSLDQIRALILGQDDKYVQEIVKRNAKEVVGGIVSEALHERESKDGSVNKVLVPLVEKSLHRSIEANSDKIVGTLYPLVGTLVRKAVSSFLVDFVERTNALIENSLSPKSVSWRFKAWQSGIRYSDYVASQVYQYQVQQLFVIHRETGTLLHTISSDPERSKDADLISSMLVAINDFVADAFQSQENEAENELGEIKTGDFTLLIKIGPQAILVAAVVGSVPPDIRSRLQQALEEFHQFYQVPLQEYQGDSAPFAGCETLLNDCLISAKKGEAKGKKKRLIGGVVIGIVLLLLAYLAFLRIDLSILQSTIRDLPPPAGIVLTDTAVKDGKVQVRVLRDPHMQSSLAWLESQEINTSKVIIHEEPFVSLQKNVVIGKVSSLLAATNNELTAIYDENDALFLSGSMTIDALRTFSRELRAIPGISQLKPNLSGIDIVDGVRANTEELDNAVINDLVARISSTHLPFAIAQENLDSEQLEVIEQLGQELFQLQLLAKQLNLSVAVFILGASDNSGSSARNLALSKLRANNVKEALLPMKVDPSILFPIGLGQLSLSEGSMGRTVFMNVLLSDSKTSEVNTQ
- a CDS encoding Rab family GTPase codes for the protein MIQKKVCILGPTGVGKTSLVKQFVESIFSEKYKTTIGVKIDKKQVNKDGRGVQLLLWDLEGIDRYCGFNPRYLRGASAYIIVVDQTRSQSLLEGIEILEMAREHYPDIPAFFVVNKTDLPSSWHWSEEELDSYAKNFTSLTKTSAKTGENVEELFSTIAFW
- a CDS encoding acyltransferase, encoding MIRGLMHHLIGTISVIFYFLNTVLWATPIIILSFFKLIPLAPWRRFISYILDACATAWITINNLNQRVSSRTKWDVTGLDQLTRNDWYLVIANHQSWVDILVLQRVFNRKIPFLKFFLKKELIYVPILGLAWWALDFPFMRRYSKSFLAKNPHLKGKDMETTRKACEKFQTKPVSIMNFVEGTRFTQEKHDRQNSPFSHLLKPKAGGVAFVLSAMGSQLHKLIDVTIDYPGGVPSFWDFVSGKVRDIRVSIKVTPITDITEKGYFNDNYFDDPQVRSQFQRWLNSRWQDKNDQLESINATQKPL
- the dusA gene encoding tRNA dihydrouridine(20/20a) synthase DusA, which gives rise to MLDWTDRHCRYFLRLLSKHSLLYTEMVTTGAIIYGKGDYLGFNEQEHPVALQLGGSNPEHMAKCAALAQERGYDEVNINVGCPSDRVKNGSFGACLMAQPEVVADNVKAMQAEVDIPVTVKCRIGIDDMDEYKDFARFIDIVATAGCDTFIVHARKAWLQGLSPKENRDIPPLNYPRVHMLKESHPELSISINGGIKSLADAQEQLKYVDGVMIGREVYANPYILSTVDAEIFGDNSVQPISRRDVVLKMQQYIEKCIARQDDPYFKPWHVARHMLGLYQGQAGGRIWRRYLSQNGTGKSPDPHLLMNALEAVESAQQEINDYNAQKAANNIS